The Brenneria rubrifaciens genome has a window encoding:
- a CDS encoding N-acyl-D-amino-acid deacylase family protein, with protein sequence MMFDLLFREVTVVDGTGAAPYCADVAIRGERIAAIGNLAGYTAQRVVAGAGRCLMPGFIDVHTHDDTNVIRTPEMLAKISQGVTTVIVGNCGISASPVTLTGAPPDPMNLLGAQDAFLYPTFGEYADAVERACPSVNVAALIGHTALRANVMAQFDRPAAAPELEQMCEALEDALNAGAIGLSSGLAYTNARQAPTAEMQRLVDIVGAHGALYTTHMRNEHDGLLDSLQESFSTARRAGADLVISHLKCAGAGNWGRAPLALAALEKAAREQPCNCDCYPYAASSTTLDAWRVDAEMEIFITWSEPHPEMARQTLKEIAEQWGVDLWQATERLRPAGAIYHMMSEDDVRKILAHPLSMVGSDGLPNDPNPHPRLWGTFPRVLAHYCRDLHLFDLAEAVRKMTGLSAARFRLQDRGVVREGAFADVTLIDMMKIQDVATYSDPCRPAPGIDLVVVNGAVSYEEGRVLRRQGRLLKRQKKAGAAGAA encoded by the coding sequence ATGATGTTTGATTTACTGTTTCGCGAGGTCACCGTGGTCGATGGCACCGGCGCCGCACCCTATTGCGCCGACGTCGCGATCCGCGGCGAACGGATTGCCGCCATCGGCAATCTTGCCGGATATACTGCGCAGCGGGTTGTGGCGGGTGCCGGGCGTTGTCTGATGCCGGGCTTTATTGACGTCCATACTCATGACGACACCAACGTCATTCGTACGCCAGAGATGCTGGCTAAGATTTCTCAGGGCGTGACCACTGTGATTGTCGGCAACTGCGGGATTAGCGCTTCGCCGGTGACCCTGACGGGCGCGCCGCCGGACCCGATGAACCTGTTGGGCGCGCAGGATGCGTTTCTTTATCCGACCTTCGGGGAGTATGCCGACGCCGTTGAGCGCGCATGTCCGAGCGTAAACGTCGCGGCGCTGATCGGCCATACCGCACTGCGGGCCAACGTGATGGCGCAATTCGATCGCCCGGCGGCGGCGCCTGAACTGGAACAAATGTGCGAGGCGCTGGAAGACGCTCTCAATGCGGGGGCCATCGGCCTCAGCTCCGGGTTGGCTTACACCAACGCCAGACAAGCGCCGACGGCCGAAATGCAGCGTCTGGTGGACATTGTCGGCGCGCATGGCGCGCTGTATACCACGCACATGCGCAACGAACACGACGGCCTGCTGGATTCGCTGCAAGAGTCGTTCAGCACGGCTCGTCGGGCCGGCGCGGACCTGGTGATCTCGCATCTCAAGTGCGCGGGCGCGGGCAACTGGGGACGTGCGCCGCTGGCGCTGGCCGCGCTGGAAAAAGCTGCCCGCGAGCAGCCGTGCAACTGCGATTGCTATCCCTATGCGGCCAGTTCCACGACGCTTGACGCCTGGCGCGTCGATGCAGAGATGGAAATCTTTATTACCTGGTCTGAGCCGCATCCTGAGATGGCGAGACAAACGCTGAAAGAAATTGCCGAACAGTGGGGCGTCGACTTATGGCAGGCCACCGAGCGCCTGCGTCCGGCCGGGGCGATCTACCATATGATGAGCGAAGATGATGTGCGCAAGATTCTGGCGCATCCACTCTCGATGGTGGGTTCCGACGGTTTACCCAACGATCCGAATCCTCACCCGCGGCTTTGGGGCACTTTTCCCCGAGTGCTGGCGCACTACTGCCGTGATCTGCATCTGTTCGATTTGGCCGAAGCCGTGCGCAAGATGACCGGGTTGTCGGCCGCACGCTTCCGCTTGCAGGATCGTGGCGTGGTGCGCGAAGGCGCATTCGCCGATGTGACGCTGATCGACATGATGAAAATTCAGGACGTGGCGACCTATAGCGATCCTTGCCGACCCGCGCCGGGGATCGATCTGGTGGTGGTCAACGGCGCGGTGAGTTACGAAGAGGGGCGCGTACTAAGACGCCAGGGACGTTTGTTGAAGCGCCAGAAAAAAGCAGGTGCGGCCGGCGCAGCTTGA
- a CDS encoding aspartate aminotransferase family protein: MEQPVVVTRQDFNERMVPVYAPADFILARGEGSRVWDQQEKEYIDFAGGIAVNALGHCHPAVLASLTGQAGRLWHIGNGYTNEPVLRLAKQLIDATFADKVFFCNSGAEANEAALKLARKYARDSGASDKNRIVAFNNAFHGRTLFTVSAGGQPKYSQDFAPLPGGIDHVPFNDLNAAAAAITEHTCAVIVEPIQGEGGVLPADPVFLQGLRALCDRHGALLIFDEVQTGVGRTGALYAYMQYGVVPDVLTTAKALGGGFPIAAMLTTDTVAGAFSVGAHGTTYGGNPLASAVAATVVSLINTPEVLEGVQRRHLLFIDGLNNINAKYPVFADIRGKGLLIGCELSADYAGKAKQITQLASEEGLIALIAGPEVVRFAPSLIIPENDIEEGLLRFERAIARLRG, encoded by the coding sequence ATGGAACAACCAGTTGTTGTAACCCGTCAGGATTTTAACGAACGCATGGTGCCGGTCTATGCGCCGGCTGATTTCATTCTGGCGCGCGGGGAGGGTTCTCGTGTCTGGGATCAGCAAGAGAAAGAGTACATTGATTTCGCCGGCGGCATCGCGGTTAATGCGTTGGGGCATTGCCACCCGGCGGTGCTGGCCTCGCTTACCGGGCAAGCGGGCAGGCTGTGGCACATCGGTAACGGTTACACCAATGAGCCGGTGCTGCGGCTGGCAAAGCAACTGATCGACGCCACGTTCGCCGATAAGGTTTTTTTCTGCAACTCCGGGGCGGAAGCGAATGAAGCGGCGCTTAAACTGGCGCGTAAATATGCCCGCGACAGCGGCGCGTCGGACAAAAACCGCATCGTCGCCTTCAACAACGCCTTCCACGGCCGCACGCTGTTTACCGTCAGCGCGGGCGGACAGCCCAAATATTCGCAGGACTTCGCTCCGCTGCCGGGCGGGATCGACCATGTTCCGTTTAACGATTTGAACGCGGCCGCGGCCGCGATCACCGAGCACACCTGCGCGGTAATCGTCGAGCCGATCCAGGGCGAAGGCGGCGTGCTGCCGGCTGACCCGGTTTTCTTGCAAGGGCTGCGCGCGTTATGCGATCGCCACGGCGCGCTGTTGATTTTTGATGAAGTGCAAACCGGCGTCGGTCGTACCGGTGCGCTTTATGCCTACATGCAATATGGCGTGGTTCCCGACGTGCTGACCACCGCCAAAGCGCTGGGGGGCGGTTTCCCGATTGCCGCCATGCTGACTACCGACACCGTTGCCGGCGCCTTTTCGGTCGGTGCGCACGGCACCACCTATGGCGGTAACCCGTTGGCGTCGGCGGTGGCCGCCACGGTAGTGAGTCTGATCAACACCCCGGAGGTGCTGGAAGGCGTACAGCGGCGTCACCTGCTGTTTATCGATGGCTTGAATAACATTAATGCCAAATATCCTGTTTTTGCCGATATTCGCGGTAAAGGGTTGCTGATCGGTTGTGAACTGAGCGCCGACTATGCGGGTAAGGCCAAACAGATCACCCAACTGGCGAGCGAGGAAGGGCTAATCGCATTGATCGCCGGGCCGGAGGTGGTGCGCTTCGCTCCTTCGCTGATTATTCCTGAAAATGACATTGAGGAAGGACTGTTGCGGTTTGAGCGTGCTATTGCGCGGCTGCGTGGTTAA
- a CDS encoding MarR family winged helix-turn-helix transcriptional regulator has protein sequence MLVPHIMSEKPINEYLAHLLVQANRQVNRQLSLAGITLEHWRALKSISQNNGQTMRELAENLTQNFPTLTKIIDKMVSEALVYRLPDKQDRRKVRLFISDNGKAVLAKQNSRVDHHQGKLEDAYGSAEAQRLKEMLEQFLKSVPHD, from the coding sequence ATGCTTGTGCCGCACATTATGTCGGAAAAACCCATCAACGAATATCTTGCTCATCTGCTGGTACAGGCTAACCGCCAAGTTAACCGTCAGTTATCTTTGGCGGGGATCACTCTGGAGCACTGGCGCGCGTTGAAATCCATTTCGCAAAACAATGGCCAGACCATGCGCGAGCTCGCCGAAAATCTGACGCAGAACTTCCCCACCCTGACAAAAATCATCGATAAAATGGTCAGTGAGGCGCTGGTGTATCGCCTGCCTGATAAACAGGATCGGCGCAAGGTGCGCTTATTTATCTCCGATAACGGCAAGGCGGTATTGGCTAAACAAAATAGCCGGGTTGACCACCATCAGGGTAAGCTCGAAGACGCTTATGGCAGCGCCGAAGCGCAGAGGCTGAAAGAAATGCTGGAGCAGTTTTTAAAATCAGTGCCGCACGATTGA
- a CDS encoding EAL domain-containing protein, which yields MKTFSNTAKVIMALNIAVGALCMLLLGQFVIAKSDQSKLRDYSNSLILRANGVAMQSEWVLDKVNHFLSQPCSDEDLFQLRFLLYQYSYLLDIGRLHNDKLICTAGRGRLTSPVVLPPPDLVEKTGVRLWRAVKGLFDPRIQLDVASRNDAVVFTSPDAFNSVSLPVPGYSARITTADERHIYQSFGAKEVYSRQRSAWYRSFRQVYQCSKLYNICIYVRQNASGIFSLPFYVIVLISLWGGLLSGTLSLAAVLLIERSKSLSKQLHRAVRNKQLYVRYQPIVRLSDNKMVGAEVLVRWTNSKGEAIPPDIFIPVAEKLGFIGQITRQVTCMALKDLQNILSGDNTFYLSINLDVTDVLDLNFESYLAAIVQRFGIARGKIMLEITERSTANHTLLCERLTALHDAGYKIALDDFGTGYSNLSYLALMPFDVIKIDRMFTEAIGTDSVNAQMVEHLFGMMTMFDAIVVVEGIETHEQVAYVSEHCADAFAQGWYFGKPVSGTELREKYLQ from the coding sequence ATGAAAACATTTAGCAATACAGCAAAAGTCATCATGGCGTTGAATATCGCGGTCGGCGCGCTGTGTATGCTACTTCTCGGCCAGTTTGTGATAGCAAAAAGTGATCAAAGTAAACTGCGTGACTATTCCAATTCACTGATTCTTCGTGCGAATGGCGTGGCGATGCAGTCCGAATGGGTGTTGGATAAGGTTAATCACTTTTTATCCCAACCCTGTAGCGATGAAGATCTGTTCCAACTGCGCTTTCTGCTCTACCAGTACAGTTATCTGCTGGATATTGGCCGTCTCCACAATGACAAACTGATATGCACCGCCGGACGCGGGCGCCTGACATCTCCCGTTGTTCTGCCGCCGCCTGATCTGGTGGAGAAAACCGGGGTCCGGCTCTGGCGGGCGGTAAAAGGATTGTTCGACCCGAGAATACAATTAGATGTAGCCAGCCGGAACGATGCTGTTGTATTCACCTCCCCAGATGCTTTTAACAGCGTTTCACTTCCTGTTCCCGGCTATAGCGCGCGGATAACCACGGCAGACGAGCGTCATATTTACCAGTCATTTGGCGCAAAAGAGGTCTATTCGCGGCAGCGCAGCGCCTGGTACAGATCCTTTCGGCAGGTATATCAGTGCAGTAAACTTTATAACATCTGTATCTATGTCCGCCAAAATGCGTCAGGGATCTTTTCTCTGCCGTTTTATGTCATCGTGCTGATTTCACTGTGGGGCGGGTTATTGAGCGGCACTTTGTCTCTGGCGGCGGTTTTGCTTATTGAACGCAGCAAATCGCTCAGCAAACAACTGCATAGAGCGGTGCGTAATAAACAGCTATACGTGAGATATCAACCCATTGTCCGCCTGAGTGATAACAAGATGGTGGGCGCCGAAGTGCTGGTTCGATGGACCAATTCGAAAGGTGAGGCGATCCCGCCGGATATCTTTATTCCGGTAGCTGAAAAGCTGGGCTTTATCGGGCAGATTACCCGCCAGGTAACCTGCATGGCGCTGAAGGACCTACAGAATATCCTTAGCGGCGACAACACCTTTTACCTCAGCATTAACCTTGATGTTACCGATGTATTGGATCTGAATTTTGAGTCTTACCTTGCCGCGATCGTTCAGCGGTTCGGCATTGCCAGAGGAAAGATTATGCTGGAAATAACGGAGCGTTCGACGGCAAATCATACCCTGTTGTGCGAAAGGCTCACCGCCTTGCATGATGCAGGCTACAAAATTGCGCTGGATGATTTTGGCACAGGTTATTCCAATTTGTCCTATCTCGCCTTGATGCCTTTTGATGTGATTAAAATAGACAGGATGTTTACTGAGGCAATCGGCACCGATTCCGTTAATGCGCAGATGGTGGAACATCTTTTTGGCATGATGACCATGTTTGATGCCATCGTGGTGGTTGAAGGTATCGAAACCCATGAACAGGTCGCCTATGTTAGCGAGCATTGTGCGGATGCGTTTGCACAGGGCTGGTATTTCGGCAAACCGGTGAGTGGGACTGAACTCAGGGAGAAATACCTTCAGTAA
- the astA gene encoding arginine N-succinyltransferase, with the protein MMIIRAVERRDLADLRVLARKSGIGLTTLPDNEETLSARIERAIKTWQGALPLEDQGYLFVLEDTRIGRVVGVSALEVAVGLTEPWYNFRVGTLVHASKTLNVYKAVPTLFLSNDHTGYSELCTLFLDPDYRHSLNGKLLSKVRFLFIAAFREHFANKVVAEMRGYSDEQGNSPFWEGLGSHFFSIDFAQADYLSGTGQKAFIAELMPKHPLYVDFLPAAVREVIGKVHPHTAPARRVLESEGLCYRGYIDIFDGGATLEADIDQLRAVKEGRRLPVAIDETPARAGLPVCLAANDDYQQYRALLVQADPDGDCLRVGAQTAAALGLAPGDLARLVTLNPQEKC; encoded by the coding sequence ATGATGATTATTCGCGCCGTAGAGCGCCGCGACCTGGCTGACCTGCGGGTGCTGGCGCGTAAATCCGGCATCGGTCTGACCACGCTGCCGGACAACGAAGAGACGCTATCGGCCCGTATCGAACGCGCGATCAAGACCTGGCAAGGGGCGCTTCCTCTGGAAGATCAGGGCTATCTGTTCGTGCTGGAGGATACCCGCATCGGGCGCGTGGTTGGCGTCAGCGCGCTTGAGGTCGCGGTGGGGTTGACGGAACCGTGGTACAACTTTCGTGTTGGCACACTGGTTCATGCCTCCAAAACGCTCAACGTCTATAAAGCCGTGCCGACGCTGTTCCTCAGCAACGACCATACGGGTTACAGCGAGCTTTGCACCCTGTTTCTCGATCCCGATTACCGTCACAGTCTTAACGGCAAGCTGTTATCCAAAGTGCGCTTTCTGTTTATCGCGGCCTTCCGCGAGCATTTTGCCAACAAGGTGGTCGCTGAAATGCGCGGTTATTCCGACGAGCAGGGCAATTCACCGTTCTGGGAAGGGCTGGGCAGCCACTTCTTCTCCATCGATTTCGCCCAGGCGGACTACCTCAGCGGCACCGGACAAAAGGCATTCATTGCCGAACTGATGCCCAAACACCCGCTGTACGTCGACTTTCTGCCGGCGGCGGTACGCGAGGTGATTGGCAAGGTGCATCCTCATACCGCGCCGGCGCGCCGGGTGCTGGAGTCTGAAGGACTCTGTTACCGGGGCTACATCGATATTTTCGATGGCGGCGCCACGCTTGAAGCGGATATTGATCAACTGCGCGCGGTGAAGGAGGGACGACGGTTGCCGGTAGCGATCGATGAGACGCCCGCGCGCGCCGGTTTACCGGTCTGTCTGGCGGCCAACGACGATTATCAACAGTATCGCGCCCTGTTGGTGCAGGCCGATCCCGACGGCGATTGTCTGCGCGTCGGCGCACAGACGGCGGCTGCACTGGGCCTGGCCCCCGGCGATCTGGCTCGTCTGGTCACCCTTAATCCACAGGAGAAATGTTAA
- a CDS encoding methyl-accepting chemotaxis protein — protein MFNRIRVVTGLIVVLSLFFTLQLVSGGLFFNALTNSKDSFDDSQTVNRQKSELDATWSLLLQTRITLNRAGTRAVLEANGLAAKVDFGGLITSAKATLNNANERFLSYEKITGNISQDPALTSEVKKQYLAYHSALTELIQFLSTNQIQKFVDQPTQSFQDNFEKSYQAYQNDIARIYQQIDQQNDRNHLMSLWTLGGAIILITLLSLLAWFGSKNLLIRPLTNIIDHIRQIATGNLTNTLGVYGKNEMGDLADNLRHMQNELVKLVSEVRNSAESILTGATEISEGNNDLSSRTEQQASSLEETAASMEQLTATVTQNAENARQASQLALSASESAQKGGKVVNNVVLTMHNIAESSQKIADIINVIDGIAFQTNILALNAAVEAARAGEQGRGFAVVAGEVRNLAQRSAQAAKEIKVLIDDSVSRVNEGSSLVENAGETMEEIVSGVTRVTDIMGEIASASDEQSKGIGQVGVAVSEMDRVTQQNAALVEESATAAIALEEQVRALNRAVAVFRLSAAQNKVSQSTAGSRKTANTVLLTNKTDTGVTPTKSAGGENNWETF, from the coding sequence ATGTTTAATCGTATAAGAGTAGTTACGGGATTAATCGTAGTGCTGTCGTTATTCTTTACACTGCAATTAGTTTCAGGAGGGTTATTCTTCAATGCCTTAACCAACAGCAAAGACTCATTTGACGATTCGCAGACGGTCAACCGACAAAAATCGGAATTGGACGCCACCTGGTCATTACTGCTTCAAACCCGCATTACCCTGAACCGGGCAGGCACGCGCGCCGTACTGGAGGCCAACGGTTTGGCCGCCAAGGTTGACTTCGGCGGTCTGATCACCTCGGCCAAGGCCACGCTCAATAACGCCAACGAGCGTTTTCTCAGTTATGAAAAAATAACCGGCAATATCAGCCAGGACCCCGCGCTGACCAGTGAGGTAAAAAAACAATACCTCGCCTACCACAGCGCCCTCACTGAGCTGATTCAATTCCTCTCTACCAATCAAATCCAAAAATTTGTCGATCAGCCGACTCAGAGCTTCCAGGATAACTTTGAAAAATCCTACCAAGCCTACCAGAACGATATTGCACGTATTTATCAGCAGATAGACCAACAAAACGACCGTAACCATCTGATGTCGCTGTGGACGTTGGGAGGCGCAATCATACTCATCACGCTGCTGTCGCTGCTGGCATGGTTCGGCAGCAAGAACTTGCTGATCCGCCCGCTGACCAACATCATCGACCATATTCGCCAAATTGCCACCGGCAATCTGACGAATACGCTGGGCGTATACGGTAAGAATGAAATGGGCGATCTGGCGGATAACCTGCGCCACATGCAAAATGAACTGGTCAAGTTGGTGAGCGAGGTACGCAACAGCGCCGAATCCATCCTGACCGGCGCCACGGAAATCAGCGAGGGCAACAACGACCTCTCTTCCCGTACCGAGCAACAAGCATCGTCGCTGGAAGAAACGGCGGCCAGTATGGAACAACTGACCGCCACGGTGACCCAGAACGCGGAAAACGCCCGTCAAGCCAGCCAATTGGCGCTGAGCGCGTCGGAAAGCGCGCAGAAAGGCGGCAAGGTGGTCAATAACGTCGTGTTGACCATGCACAACATCGCTGAAAGCTCGCAGAAAATTGCTGACATTATTAATGTTATCGACGGCATTGCGTTCCAGACCAACATTCTGGCGCTGAACGCGGCGGTAGAGGCTGCGCGGGCGGGAGAACAGGGCCGTGGGTTCGCCGTGGTCGCGGGCGAAGTGCGCAACCTGGCGCAGCGCAGCGCGCAGGCGGCCAAAGAGATCAAAGTCCTGATCGATGACTCCGTCAGCCGCGTCAACGAAGGCTCCTCGCTGGTGGAAAATGCCGGGGAAACGATGGAGGAGATCGTCTCTGGCGTGACGCGCGTTACCGATATTATGGGCGAAATCGCTTCCGCTTCCGATGAGCAGAGCAAGGGGATCGGTCAGGTAGGCGTGGCAGTGAGCGAGATGGATCGCGTAACCCAGCAGAACGCCGCGCTGGTGGAAGAGTCGGCGACAGCCGCCATCGCCCTGGAAGAACAGGTGCGCGCGCTCAACCGGGCCGTGGCGGTCTTTCGTCTGTCCGCCGCACAGAATAAGGTCTCTCAATCAACCGCGGGCAGTCGCAAAACAGCAAATACCGTGCTGCTGACCAATAAAACGGATACCGGTGTAACGCCAACCAAATCCGCCGGTGGCGAAAACAACTGGGAAACGTTCTAA
- the astD gene encoding succinylglutamate-semialdehyde dehydrogenase, protein MSSSSLFINGAWRQGRGAEFSKTDPLDNQLLWQGAAADAIDVDDACTAARRAFPAWASLPLAQRTAVVQRFAGLLEQHKAQLAAVISRETSKPRWETLTEVQAMIGKVGISLHAYQQRTGESYTPMADGAASLRHRPHGVLAVFGPYNFPGHLPNGHIVPALLAGNCVVFKSSELTPLTAQETVRLWQQAGLPDGVLNLLQGGRATGEALAVNPQTDGLLFTGSAGTGYQLHRQLAGQPEKIIALEMGGNNALIVDEVAERDAAVNLAIQSAFISAGQRCTCARRLLVKRGAEGDAFLQRFVEVASALHIGRWDAEPQPFMGGVISSAAAEKMLAAQQQLLALGATALLTLTRPEANNALLTPGILDITGVDGVPDEEYFGPLVCVIRYEDFDEALRIANRTRYGLAVGLVSPRRDRFERLLLEARAGIVNWNKPLTGASSAAPFGGVGASGNHRASAFYAADYCAWPMASLESETLTLPATLTPGISFAAPAK, encoded by the coding sequence ATGTCATCTTCTTCGCTCTTTATCAACGGTGCCTGGCGACAAGGGCGCGGCGCCGAATTCAGCAAAACCGATCCGCTGGATAATCAACTGCTCTGGCAGGGCGCGGCGGCGGATGCCATTGATGTTGACGATGCCTGCACCGCCGCAAGACGCGCTTTCCCGGCCTGGGCGTCCCTGCCGCTGGCGCAGCGTACTGCGGTGGTGCAACGTTTCGCCGGGCTGCTGGAGCAGCATAAGGCACAACTGGCTGCGGTCATCAGCCGTGAAACCAGCAAGCCGCGCTGGGAAACTCTGACGGAAGTACAGGCAATGATCGGCAAGGTCGGCATTTCTCTGCACGCTTATCAGCAGCGCACCGGCGAGAGCTATACCCCGATGGCGGACGGCGCCGCGTCATTGCGTCATCGGCCCCACGGCGTGCTGGCGGTGTTCGGCCCCTATAACTTCCCCGGCCATTTGCCCAACGGGCATATCGTACCGGCGCTGCTGGCGGGAAACTGTGTGGTGTTCAAGTCCAGTGAGCTGACGCCGCTTACCGCGCAGGAGACGGTTCGGCTATGGCAACAGGCGGGCCTGCCGGATGGGGTATTGAATCTGTTGCAAGGCGGGCGGGCCACCGGCGAAGCGCTGGCGGTCAATCCGCAGACGGACGGTCTGCTGTTTACCGGCAGCGCCGGCACCGGCTATCAACTACATCGCCAACTGGCGGGGCAGCCGGAAAAAATCATCGCGCTGGAAATGGGCGGCAACAATGCGCTGATCGTTGACGAGGTCGCCGAACGTGACGCTGCGGTCAATCTGGCGATTCAGTCAGCGTTTATTTCCGCCGGACAGCGTTGCACCTGCGCGCGGCGTCTGCTGGTAAAACGCGGCGCGGAAGGCGACGCTTTCCTGCAACGGTTTGTCGAGGTGGCGAGTGCGCTGCACATTGGCCGCTGGGACGCCGAGCCGCAGCCGTTTATGGGCGGGGTGATCTCTTCCGCGGCGGCGGAGAAGATGCTGGCCGCGCAGCAACAATTGCTGGCGCTGGGCGCCACCGCTCTGCTGACCCTGACTCGGCCGGAAGCAAACAACGCGTTGCTGACGCCGGGTATACTTGATATTACCGGCGTGGACGGTGTGCCGGACGAAGAGTATTTCGGGCCGTTAGTGTGCGTGATCCGCTATGAGGATTTTGACGAGGCGCTGCGTATTGCCAATCGGACACGCTACGGACTGGCGGTCGGGTTGGTGTCGCCCCGTCGCGATCGGTTCGAGCGGTTATTGCTGGAGGCGCGCGCCGGCATTGTCAACTGGAACAAGCCGCTTACCGGCGCTTCCAGCGCTGCGCCATTCGGGGGCGTGGGCGCGTCGGGCAATCATCGCGCCAGCGCGTTCTACGCCGCGGACTACTGCGCCTGGCCGATGGCGTCGTTGGAGAGCGAAACGCTGACGCTGCCCGCCACGCTGACGCCGGGGATATCGTTTGCTGCGCCAGCGAAATAG
- a CDS encoding ABC transporter ATP-binding protein, with amino-acid sequence MSESRNDILCVDRLCVNTAQGVPILQDISFEIRAGETVCLVGESGSGKSVTSLATLGLLPKDALTAVSGRILLAGEDVLRVSNGRLKALRGSRMAMIFQEPMTALNPVLTVGRQIDEVLQTHTDLSAPARHERVMNALAQVHLPDIERVHDAYPHQLSGGQRQRIMIAMALVLEPRLLIADEPTTALDVTTQQQILKLIRELQQKHGTAVLFITHDMGVVVDIADRVCVMRQGHIVESGTVQQVLSQPREAYTQALLAAVPSLTPRTARREAARAQVVLDVVELGKTYPASGGAWRGFRKQREGTRAVHDVSFMLKRGRTLGIVGESGSGKSTLARCVMRLLTPTDGAVRITGKDISELTTTGLKPHRKRIQMIFQDPNRSLNPRMTIGRSLVEGPMNFGVPLAQAWARGQELLELVGLPVDAINRYPHQFSGGQRQRIAIARALAMEPDVIVADEAVSALDVSVQAQVLQLLDDIQQRMQVAILFITHDLRVAAQICDDVLVMQHGQIIEYGPAASVLASPQQPYTQQLMDAVPGKGWDFAVGRRI; translated from the coding sequence ATGAGCGAAAGCCGAAACGACATCTTGTGCGTGGATCGCTTATGCGTGAATACCGCTCAGGGCGTGCCGATCCTACAGGATATCTCATTCGAGATCCGTGCCGGGGAGACGGTATGTTTGGTGGGCGAGAGCGGTTCGGGCAAGTCGGTCACGTCGCTGGCCACCCTGGGTCTGCTGCCGAAAGACGCGCTTACCGCGGTGAGCGGGCGCATCCTGCTGGCCGGAGAAGATGTTCTGCGGGTCAGTAACGGACGGCTCAAGGCGTTGCGCGGCAGTCGGATGGCGATGATTTTTCAGGAGCCGATGACGGCCCTTAACCCAGTGCTTACGGTCGGCCGCCAGATTGACGAAGTACTGCAAACCCATACCGATCTGAGCGCCCCGGCGCGCCATGAGCGGGTGATGAATGCATTGGCGCAGGTGCATCTGCCGGACATTGAGCGTGTCCATGACGCTTACCCGCATCAGCTCAGCGGCGGCCAGCGCCAGCGCATCATGATCGCGATGGCGCTGGTGCTTGAACCTCGTCTGCTGATCGCCGATGAGCCGACTACGGCGCTTGACGTGACGACTCAGCAACAGATCCTCAAGCTGATCCGCGAACTGCAACAAAAGCATGGCACTGCCGTGCTCTTCATCACTCACGACATGGGCGTGGTGGTGGACATCGCCGACCGCGTCTGCGTGATGCGGCAGGGACACATTGTTGAATCCGGCACTGTACAGCAGGTGCTGTCTCAGCCTCGTGAGGCGTACACCCAAGCTCTGCTGGCCGCGGTGCCGAGTCTTACTCCCAGAACCGCGCGTCGTGAAGCGGCCCGTGCGCAAGTCGTGCTCGACGTCGTTGAGCTGGGCAAAACCTATCCGGCCTCCGGCGGCGCATGGCGCGGATTTCGCAAACAACGCGAGGGCACGCGTGCGGTGCATGACGTGTCCTTCATGCTCAAACGCGGGCGAACGCTGGGTATCGTCGGAGAAAGCGGTTCCGGTAAATCCACGTTGGCCCGCTGCGTGATGCGCTTACTGACACCGACGGACGGTGCGGTGCGGATCACCGGCAAGGATATTTCCGAGCTGACGACGACCGGGTTAAAGCCCCACCGCAAACGCATCCAAATGATCTTTCAAGATCCTAACCGGTCGCTCAATCCGCGAATGACTATCGGCAGGAGTCTGGTGGAAGGCCCCATGAACTTCGGCGTGCCGTTGGCCCAGGCTTGGGCTCGCGGCCAGGAACTGCTGGAATTGGTCGGACTGCCGGTTGACGCCATCAACCGTTATCCGCATCAGTTTTCCGGGGGACAGCGGCAGCGCATCGCTATCGCCCGTGCGTTGGCGATGGAGCCGGATGTGATCGTCGCCGACGAAGCGGTGTCGGCGCTCGATGTTTCCGTGCAGGCGCAGGTACTGCAACTGCTTGACGATATTCAACAGCGCATGCAGGTCGCCATTTTGTTCATCACCCACGATCTGCGGGTAGCGGCGCAAATCTGCGACGATGTGCTGGTGATGCAGCACGGCCAAATCATCGAATACGGGCCCGCGGCCAGCGTGCTGGCCAGTCCGCAACAGCCTTACACCCAACAATTGATGGATGCGGTGCCCGGCAAAGGCTGGGACTTCGCCGTGGGGAGGAGGATTTGA